Proteins from a single region of Parambassis ranga chromosome 18, fParRan2.1, whole genome shotgun sequence:
- the LOC114450964 gene encoding permeability factor 2-like, with protein MKALTQCIILLACVALSTSAAILNCRCLKTIQGLPYELITDVEVREPRPYCNKREVIVTLEDDTQRCLNPEGKFTRAVLQKQKKARADKTSTSSPTTAPTTATSTSS; from the exons ATGAAAGCTCTGACCCAGTGCATCATTCTCCTGGCCTGCGTCGCCTTGTCCACTTCAGCAG CTATTCTTAACTGCCGCTGCTTGAAAACGATCCAAGGTCTGCCGTACGAACTTATCACTGATGTTGAAGTGAGGGAACCTCGGCCTTACTGCAACAAGCGTGAAGTCAT TGTGACACTGGAGGACGACACACAGCGCTGTCTCaaccctgaggggaaattcacCCGAGCTGTTCTGCAAAAACA GAAAAAGGCCCGTGCTGACAAGACCAGCACCTCATCACCGACCACAGCGCCAACCACTGCTACATCAACCTCATCCTAA
- the LOC114450963 gene encoding permeability factor 2-like, whose protein sequence is MKALTQCIILLACITLSTSAAILNCRCMKTIQGLPYELITDVEVREPRPYCNKREVIVTLEDGTKRCLNPEGKFTRAVLQKQKKASGDKTSTSSTTTAPTTAASTPHKWC, encoded by the exons ATGAAAGCTCTGACCCAGTGCATCATTCTCCTGGCCTGCATCACCTTGTCCACTTCAGCAG CTATTCTTAACTGCCGCTGCATGAAAACGATCCAAGGTCTGCCGTACGAACTTATCACTGATGTTGAAGTGAGGGAACCTCGGCCTTACTGCAACAAGCGTGAAGTCAT TGTGACACTGGAGGACGGCACAAAGCGCTGTCTCaaccctgaggggaaattcacCCGAGCTGTTCTGCAAAAACA GAAAAAGGCCAGTGGTGACAAGACCAGCACCTCATCAACGACCACAGCGCCAACCACTGCTGCATCAACCCCACACAAATGGTGTTAA
- the cxcl19 gene encoding C-X-C motif chemokine 19, translated as MKLCILIVLGTLLVLVTGMPPISRDYNTHCRCVQVESRIIPPDNLKSIKLFPEGPHCAHTEVIAGLVSGEKVCLNPQSSWVKKLIQFVLEKKLQQQGGAAARSQR; from the exons ATGAAGCTCTGTATCCTGATCGTGCTCGGGACCCTGCTGGTCCTCGTCACAG GAATGCCGCCGATCAGCAGGgactacaacacacactgtcGCTGTGTGCAGGTGGAGTCCAGGATCATCCCGCCGGACAACCTGAAGAGCATCAAGCTCTTCCCCGAGGGGCCTCACTGCGCTCACACAGAGGTCAT AGCTGGCCTAGTGAGCGGGGAGAAGGTCTGTCTGAACCCTCAGTCCTCCTGGGTGAAGAAGCTGATCCAGTTCGTTCTTgagaaaaagctgcagcagcagggtggagcAGCTGCACGGAGCCAGAGATAA
- the trmt10b gene encoding tRNA methyltransferase 10 homolog B, whose product MAHSQPETCEMQLNGVSELIDLLCIDVETDAVEDRPGRDDAPCSKNVLRKQRHWEKQVAAKKSKRREEKQRRKLNRDSGASIDHPEFTKRVMKAITRERLAEAQSTGLKVCVDLSMTDCMSDKEIGRLAGQLRRLYGSNKKAARPFHVFLTDLREDSRLYRECIRMNEGFLNYMMDITEDSCLDRFPPETVVYLTPDAEEALVTVDADKVYVLGGLVDESIQKKLSFSRAAELSVHTARLPIDEYMVKKSNVKNFHSKILAVNQVFDILLTFCDTGSWTQALQTWFPLGKGYEVAPVYSPATQPELED is encoded by the exons ATGGCGCATAGTCAACCAGAGACGTGCGAAATGCAGCTGAATGGAGTTTCAGAGCTGATCGATCTGCTGTGCATAGACGTGGAGACCGATGCAGTGGAGGACAGACCCGGAAGAGACGATGCACCGTGTTCT AAGAATGTACTCAGGAAGCAGCGACACTGGGAGAAGCAGGTGGCAGcgaagaagagcaagaggagagaagagaagcagaggaggaagctcAATCGTGACTCAG GTGCCAGCATAGATCATCCAGAGTTTACCAAACGGGTCATGAAGGCAATCACCAGAGAGCGCTTAGCCGAGGCTCAGTCCACAGGCCTCAAAGTATGTGTGGACTTAAGCATGACGGACTGCATGTCAGACAAG GAAATCGGTCGGCTGGCCGGCCAGCTGAGGCGTCTGTACGGATCCAACAAGAAGGCAGCTCGACCGTTTCACGTGttcctgacagacctgagagAGGACAGCCGTCTGTACAGAGAGTGCATACGGATGAATGAGGGCTTCCTCAACTACATG ATGGACATAacagaggacagctgtctgGACCGGTTTCCTCCTGAAACTGTAGTCTACCTCACACCAGATGCTGAAGAAG CTTTGGTGACAGTGGATGCTGACAAGGTTTATGTCCTCGGTGGTCTTGTGGATGAAAGCATCCAGAAG AAACTGAGCTTTtccagagctgcagagctgagtGTGCACACAGCACGGCTGCCCATAGACGAGTACATGGTGAAGAAATCCAACGTAAAGAACTTCCACTCGAAGATCCTGGCTGTCAATCAAG TCTTTGACATCTTGTTGACCTTCTGTGACACCGGCAGCTGGACACAAGCCCTGCAGACATGGTTCCCCCTGGGGAAGGGTTATGAGGTCGCACCAGTCTACTCACCTGCAACACAGCCTGAGCTTGAGGATTAA